The genomic interval AGAACGCGAGTGCGTCGGTGGGTACGCCGGACTCGCGGGCCCATCGCCCCAGGTCGGGATGGGTGACCTCGACCTCCTGGAATCCCGCGGCTCGGGCGAGGTCCGCCAGCTCTGAATCCGTGTACCAGTGAATCCGAGAAGCTACCGGCTCCGGTGCGGCGGTCGTGCCGCAAAGCGCGACAGAACCCGTGAACATCACGAAGCGCCCGTCCCGATCCAGGACGCGGTGGATCTCGCGCAGGACCCGCTCGGGATGCTCAAAGAAGGCGAAGGCGCCGGTCGACACCGCGCAGGAGTACGCGCGGGAAGGAAAAGGCAGGCTGTCGGCTTCGGACTCCCGTACGGTGAGGCGCCCCTCGGCGATGACTTCCGCGTTGATCTCACGTGCGAGGCGGACCATCGTCGGGCTGTGGTCGATGGCCGCGGCCCGACATCCCGACCTCAGGGCCTCCTCGAGGAACGCGCCTCCACCGCAGCCGACCTCGATCAATCGGTCCTTCGCCGTCAGCCCGAGGACGGAGAGGATGGCGCGGAAGTTGGGGCGATGGTAGATCGGGTCGCGGTAGATCGAGCGGGCGTGGGGTCCCTCCGGTCGACGCGCGGTGCGGTCGGTGAGCCAGTCCCCGAGCCTCCTCGGCGCGCTTGCTTGGACCAGCGTTCCAACGACCGAACCGGCGAACCAGCCGGCGATCTCCTCCTCCGAGCCATGGAACACCGACCCCCAGCCGCGATGCTCCCACTCGAGGGTCGTCCCGCCCGCCGTCGGGAGGAAGCGCAGAACGATCTCCGTTTGTAGCTCGGGCTCCCACGGCGCGGGGTGCCACTCGATCCGAAGGTGATCGGCGGGGATCCAAGCGACCACGCGCCCGATCTCTTGAGTTCCCTCGAAGATCCGACCGTCCGGCCCCGGATGGAACGTGATGCCACGCGCGGCCAGCGAGTCGATGAGCTGCTCGGTCACGAGGTCGAACGCGCGCTTCGGGTCCATCCCGACGTCGATACGCACCACGAAAGCGTGGGGGTCGCTGCGGAGGTCCGAGTGCGGGGTCATCGAGAGTCTTCCGGGGGTCGATGTAGTCGACCGCGGATATGGGTTCGCGGGGGACCGGTGGAGTGACGGTCTCCGTGCGTCCCCGTTCAGTCGGAGGACGGGGGCCGGGGCCGTTTGGACGCGGGACGTGACCCGAGCGCCTCGAGCCCGGAGTGGCTCTCTTCCTTGTGCGCGACGAGGGCCTCTTCCGACCGGAAGACCCGTCCGCACTCCGAACAGATCGCTTCGATCTCGTCGTACTCGACGTACGGCATCGCGTACCGGTAGGGCCTAGGAGGTAATGGAGGTACCGGCGATGAATCGCCGAGCGGGGGCCGCCGCCTATCGCCGGAGGCGCTCGAGGGCGGCTCCGACCATCAGCGGGAACAGCACCGTCACGTCGCCGTCGACGCTGGTGTGCCGCGCGCCCGGCTTGACCTTGCCCCATGAGATCGCTTCGCGCGTCCGCGCGCCGGAGAGGCTCCCATCCCACTCGACCGCGCTCGTGACCTGCAGCACCGCGTCGAGTCCGTCCCGGAACTGGTTCCACCAGATCGTGTGGTGCTTGGAGATGCCGCCTCCGAGGAGGATCGCGCCGGAGCGCTTCGCCTCGTACACGATGTCGGAGAGGTGCTGTTCGTCGCGCAGGAGGTCGATGCTGAACTCCTTGTGGTCCTGCCAGAAGAGCCAGAGCTGGGAGCCGACCGCCCCGTCGGTGATCCCCGGTACGAAGATCGGGACCCGGTGGTCGAAGGCGGCTCTCAAGATGCTCGACGCGCCCGCACGCTTCGGGATCGCTTCGCCGATCGCCCAGGCGAGATCGCGGGTGGTCAGCGACCGGACGTCTCGGCGCCAGAGCGCAGCGAGGATCTTCTGCATCTTCTCCTCGATGATCGCGCCGTAGTGCGACTCGGGGATGACGAGGTTCCCGAGGCGGTAGAGGTGGCGCCGGTGCAGGTCGGCGTCGTCGAGGTTCCAGGCGCCGTGGTAGTACGGGCGGAACGACCGGGCCAGGTCGTGATCGAGCGTACCGCACGTCGTGACCACCGCATCGACGTACCCTTCTCGGACGAGCGTCGCGAGGACCCCTCGGACGCCCGTGGCCACGATGTCGGCGGGGAAGGACAGGAACAAGGTCATCTGGGGGTCGCGGAGCATCCGGGTCAGTACGTCGACGCCCTCGGCCACGGCCTTCGCGCTGAACCCTCCGGCGGCGTCCAGCCGACGGACGAGGACGTCCAGGGAGGGAGCGTCATC from Thermoplasmata archaeon carries:
- a CDS encoding C2H2-type zinc finger protein: MPYVEYDEIEAICSECGRVFRSEEALVAHKEESHSGLEALGSRPASKRPRPPSSD
- a CDS encoding methyltransferase domain-containing protein — translated: MTPHSDLRSDPHAFVVRIDVGMDPKRAFDLVTEQLIDSLAARGITFHPGPDGRIFEGTQEIGRVVAWIPADHLRIEWHPAPWEPELQTEIVLRFLPTAGGTTLEWEHRGWGSVFHGSEEEIAGWFAGSVVGTLVQASAPRRLGDWLTDRTARRPEGPHARSIYRDPIYHRPNFRAILSVLGLTAKDRLIEVGCGGGAFLEEALRSGCRAAAIDHSPTMVRLAREINAEVIAEGRLTVRESEADSLPFPSRAYSCAVSTGAFAFFEHPERVLREIHRVLDRDGRFVMFTGSVALCGTTAAPEPVASRIHWYTDSELADLARAAGFQEVEVTHPDLGRWARESGVPTDALAFFEGGEGGQLLTARAGHEEGRTDA
- a CDS encoding deoxyhypusine synthase — protein: MPREVEDIRIDDAPSLDVLVRRLDAAGGFSAKAVAEGVDVLTRMLRDPQMTLFLSFPADIVATGVRGVLATLVREGYVDAVVTTCGTLDHDLARSFRPYYHGAWNLDDADLHRRHLYRLGNLVIPESHYGAIIEEKMQKILAALWRRDVRSLTTRDLAWAIGEAIPKRAGASSILRAAFDHRVPIFVPGITDGAVGSQLWLFWQDHKEFSIDLLRDEQHLSDIVYEAKRSGAILLGGGISKHHTIWWNQFRDGLDAVLQVTSAVEWDGSLSGARTREAISWGKVKPGARHTSVDGDVTVLFPLMVGAALERLRR